The genomic region CCCGGAGTTCGCCCGGTGCGTAAAGGCCCGTGAGCAAAAAAGCGTCGCGCAGTTCAGCCGTGGTCATGCGCGCCACATCCTGGGGACGCGGCAGGCGGCGAATGGCATCATTGATCATGATGTGCAGCCTAATCAACCCGGCAAGCTCGGGTCAACGGATGCTTTGTGCATTCTCCCTGACGAAAACTGCACCGCAATGACGAGCCGCTGGCAATCCTCAAGCGCCACCGTTCGCTGGCGGCGGCTTCATTTCGAGTTGGGCAGCGCGTGGTCGGGTTTGATGTCGTCCCCCGCCCAAATGCGCTTCTGCGTCCACGGCGCCGCGGGTGCAGTCCAAAACGCATCGTCGGCCGGCAGGCCCAAATCGGCCAGGCCCGCAAGACACAAATAGAGGCTGCCCGTCGAGATGTAGCCTTCGCGAATGGAAGGCTGATGCCCGACCGCGCCGACCTGCAACCAGCCCTGGGCGTTGAACGTGCCGGGCGCCTCCACCATCCGCCGCACGACCGCCGTCAGCGCGGAACGCACCGCACCAGCATCCATATTTTGGGGCAGTTCATGTCGCAGCGCCATGGTCGAGAGGAGTTGAAACGCCCCGAAACGATACGCACTCGAACGGCCCATTACGGGAAACGTGCCCTCGGGCGAAATCAACCGTTCCTGCACCGCGGCGTAACGTTCCGCCCGGGCCCGCACCTTGGGCAGCAGCGCGCCCAGCGGATGCTGCTTTTCGGCGCACACACTCACGACCTCGAGCAGCATCGGCTGGATGACGTAACTATTGTAGTAATCCCAGTGAAATTCCGGACCGTCACCGTAGGTGCCATCGCCCAGATACCAGTCCATGTGCCGGCCCACGGCGTATTCGATGGGTTTCAACTCGCATTCGCCAGTGAACTTCCACAGTGCCGTCTCCACCATCGCGGAAAAGAGCAGCCAGTTGCTTTCGTAGGGCTTGATGACCCGCGTGGCCTTCAGCGCGGCAATGACGTTGGTTTGCTGGGCCGCACTCAACCGGGCCCAGATTTGCGTTGGCGAACGCAACAACCCGTGCGCGAGAAACGCCGCGTCCACGAGCGGCTGGCCGTCGTGATTGAAGTTCATGTAGTCCGGCGAATGCGGATCGG from Verrucomicrobiia bacterium harbors:
- a CDS encoding DUF2264 domain-containing protein, producing the protein MNAAPRLFAIVFALATLTGSMARADQESAGAADRAYTVAVLTRTAEPVLTALADGRLRERLPVHEWELSRTNYAPLEAFGRTFVGIAPWLELGPDETPEGKTRARFIDLTVRALANATDPHSPDYMNFNHDGQPLVDAAFLAHGLLRSPTQIWARLSAAQQTNVIAALKATRVIKPYESNWLLFSAMVETALWKFTGECELKPIEYAVGRHMDWYLGDGTYGDGPEFHWDYYNSYVIQPMLLEVVSVCAEKQHPLGALLPKVRARAERYAAVQERLISPEGTFPVMGRSSAYRFGAFQLLSTMALRHELPQNMDAGAVRSALTAVVRRMVEAPGTFNAQGWLQVGAVGHQPSIREGYISTGSLYLCLAGLADLGLPADDAFWTAPAAPWTQKRIWAGDDIKPDHALPNSK